TATGTACGATATTGCAATAATCGGCGCCGGTCCAGCCGGACTGTCCGCCTCGGTTTATGCTTCCCGCTACGGTTTAAAAAACGTAGTTTTTGGCTTTCCTGGCGGACTGACTTCGGAGACGCATGAAATCGGCAATTGGCTGGGAACAAAGCTCTTAAACGGCCAGGAATTTGCTAAAAATTCAGAAGAGCATGCCAAAAGCCTGGGAGCCCAAATTGTCCCGACTTTAGTAAAAACCATCGAACGGAAAGACGGCCATTTTAATATTGAAACCCAAAAAGCGGAAAAATTCGAGGCTAAAACTATGCTTTTAGCCATGGGAACGGCCCATCGGCGGCTGGAAATCGAAGGGGAAAAAAAATTCCACGGCCGGGGCGTTTCCTACTGCGCCACCTGCGACGGATTCTTCTTCCGGGGGAAAACCGTAGCTGTAATCGGCGGCGGCGACGCGGCGGCTGAAGGCGCGGTCTTTTTAGCCGATCTGGCGTCGCAAGTTTACCTAATCCACCGCCGCGACGAACTGCGGGCCGAGGATTACTGGGGCAATCTGGTAAAAAACAATGCGAAAAT
The Patescibacteria group bacterium genome window above contains:
- a CDS encoding FAD-dependent oxidoreductase, which codes for MYDIAIIGAGPAGLSASVYASRYGLKNVVFGFPGGLTSETHEIGNWLGTKLLNGQEFAKNSEEHAKSLGAQIVPTLVKTIERKDGHFNIETQKAEKFEAKTMLLAMGTAHRRLEIEGEKKFHGRGVSYCATCDGFFFRGKTVAVIGGGDAAAEGAVFLADLASQVYLIHRRDELRAEDYWGNLVKNNAKIKIIYSTNVLEITGGDKVESIRLDKPYDGSNELKVDGVFIEIGAAPNIELLKLCKVDLDEGGYVIIDTSGKTSIKGIWAAGDLTTGSDKFRQIVTAASEGAIAAHSIKQFLKGNNNNTQYLEKAA